In the genome of Leptospira saintgironsiae, one region contains:
- a CDS encoding DUF2505 family protein, with product MKQYKVVQTFPVPLQDLLRAREDRYKYLDRFPELKNVELLEERKEGNKVYQKRKVKLAESLPKVLATLLSDPSLLEDSVFDISTNTHEFTIAPPGNDSIVTIKGFSVYKEISPLESERSYEVKVSSGVFLMGSVIETVIEEIHRHSLEKDKNSISEFLKKGD from the coding sequence ATGAAACAATATAAAGTAGTACAAACTTTCCCAGTTCCCCTCCAAGATTTACTCAGAGCTAGAGAAGATAGATACAAATATTTAGATAGATTCCCCGAATTGAAAAACGTGGAATTATTGGAGGAAAGAAAAGAGGGAAACAAAGTTTACCAAAAAAGAAAGGTAAAGTTAGCCGAATCCCTGCCAAAGGTGCTTGCTACACTTCTTTCGGATCCTTCTCTTTTAGAAGATTCCGTTTTCGATATCTCTACAAACACCCATGAGTTTACGATTGCACCTCCAGGAAATGATTCAATCGTCACCATCAAAGGATTCTCCGTTTACAAAGAGATCAGCCCTCTCGAATCAGAGAGAAGTTACGAAGTAAAAGTAAGCTCTGGAGTATTTTTAATGGGCTCTGTGATCGAAACAGTTATCGAAGAGATCCATAGACATTCATTGGAGAAGGACAAGAACTCCATCTCCGAATTCCTAAAAAAGGGAGATTGA
- the speD gene encoding adenosylmethionine decarboxylase translates to MNALGKHVIAEFYECDYETINNHELVEDIMLKAVDLSGATTVKSVFHRFSPFGVSGVVVVSESHFAIHTWPEYGYCAIDVFTCGDLIDNQAALEYLKERFGSKSISVVEMKRGLLKLGVDLPHKPVGK, encoded by the coding sequence ATGAACGCATTGGGAAAGCACGTAATTGCAGAATTTTATGAGTGTGATTACGAGACCATCAACAATCACGAATTGGTAGAAGATATCATGTTGAAGGCAGTCGACCTCTCCGGCGCCACCACAGTTAAATCTGTTTTTCATAGATTTAGTCCGTTTGGTGTGAGCGGTGTGGTTGTCGTGAGCGAATCCCATTTCGCCATACATACCTGGCCCGAATACGGTTATTGCGCTATCGACGTCTTCACTTGCGGAGACTTAATCGATAATCAGGCAGCTCTGGAATATCTCAAGGAACGCTTCGGCTCAAAGAGCATCTCCGTAGTGGAAATGAAGCGCGGTTTGTTGAAACTTGGCGTAGACCTACCTCACAAACCAGTTGGGAAATAA
- a CDS encoding 1-acyl-sn-glycerol-3-phosphate acyltransferase has product MDPNTEKETPKQVQPVYTTKTYSFMIRIVFKARGILFDGFEEHFPANNPKKILEAPYPSILMANHVWEGDVPALAAVYPHIHPSIKFAIPAREDILGKDFLVKEFKPKGLLKLFFLLIDKSGMIPKYLDYIGCVPIKRPFRDNARELLKKGLLRDMVDQEWGYLSDRISEGRNLFLFPEGVFNQDGYMAQVKKGVYFLRTKFKNLNFTSFTLTYDYFSSKKSELHIGYGEQFPIPENADADQVTGIVKEKLGSGYTITAGNLASYMVLKFEGKAKESKEKLFSLLLSLAEKIKSSHPEIYISEKFKTDALKHAFDSFLEKAKKGGFLKLEGNDIVFLEKLFQIPKDLHNLKKKNLVLYHRNQLTYHLPKLDTLWSTIKA; this is encoded by the coding sequence ATGGACCCTAATACAGAAAAAGAAACTCCAAAACAAGTTCAGCCTGTATACACTACTAAGACCTATAGTTTTATGATCAGGATCGTATTCAAAGCGAGAGGAATACTATTTGATGGTTTTGAAGAACATTTCCCAGCGAATAATCCTAAAAAAATTTTAGAAGCTCCCTATCCTTCCATCCTAATGGCAAACCATGTTTGGGAAGGTGATGTTCCTGCTCTCGCGGCAGTTTATCCTCATATTCATCCATCTATTAAATTTGCAATCCCAGCTAGAGAAGATATTTTAGGAAAAGATTTTTTAGTGAAGGAATTCAAACCGAAAGGACTTCTGAAACTATTCTTTTTACTTATCGATAAATCAGGAATGATTCCTAAATATTTAGATTATATAGGTTGTGTTCCGATCAAAAGACCATTCAGAGATAATGCGAGAGAACTTTTGAAAAAAGGACTCTTAAGAGATATGGTCGACCAAGAATGGGGTTATCTTTCTGACAGGATCTCTGAGGGAAGAAATCTTTTCCTATTTCCGGAAGGAGTTTTTAACCAAGACGGTTATATGGCTCAAGTTAAGAAAGGGGTCTATTTCCTCAGAACTAAATTCAAAAATTTGAATTTTACTTCCTTCACTTTGACTTATGATTATTTCTCTTCTAAAAAATCTGAGCTCCATATAGGCTATGGAGAACAATTCCCTATTCCTGAAAATGCGGATGCAGATCAAGTTACCGGAATTGTAAAAGAAAAATTAGGAAGCGGATATACTATCACCGCAGGAAATTTAGCTTCCTATATGGTCTTAAAATTTGAAGGAAAGGCTAAAGAAAGTAAGGAAAAATTATTTTCACTTCTTTTATCCTTAGCCGAAAAGATCAAAAGTTCTCATCCTGAAATTTATATTTCTGAAAAATTCAAAACGGATGCGCTAAAACATGCATTCGATTCTTTTTTAGAGAAAGCCAAAAAAGGTGGGTTCCTAAAATTAGAAGGAAACGATATAGTTTTCTTGGAAAAATTGTTTCAGATCCCAAAAGATCTTCATAATTTAAAGAAGAAAAATTTGGTCTTATATCATAGAAACCAACTCACGTACCATCTTCCTAAACTGGATACGCTTTGGTCCACAATCAAAGCCTGA
- a CDS encoding S-adenosylmethionine decarboxylase: protein MSLKIQDQLKIVNRFSYLRNSIEIATTDKGEAFLFTKETISAGEVVAVWGGKAVHKNELAGLSGLSSPHRVHKDFYLVSPLHDDGIDSVHYIRQSADANCGFQGDITLVALRDIEAGQEITYHPAMKNPELAWARNEEAEIVRKRFNGNFPTYIQSKIESDPELKVYEPFKDGAWGLLTSIDLENCDAALIRDADAIKQYVVELCDLIEMKRFGETQVVYFGEDDRVAGYSMVQLIETSCISAHFANDTNTSYIDIFSCKGYDPKVAAEFTRKFFKGAAMRLTVTNRF, encoded by the coding sequence ATGAGCCTAAAGATCCAAGACCAACTTAAAATTGTTAATCGTTTTTCTTATCTAAGAAACAGTATCGAAATCGCTACTACCGACAAAGGCGAAGCTTTCCTTTTTACTAAGGAAACTATCTCTGCAGGAGAAGTTGTAGCAGTTTGGGGAGGAAAAGCAGTTCATAAGAATGAACTCGCAGGACTTTCCGGACTTTCTTCCCCACATAGAGTCCATAAGGATTTCTATTTGGTTTCTCCTTTGCATGATGACGGAATTGATTCTGTTCATTATATCCGCCAATCTGCGGATGCAAACTGCGGTTTTCAGGGAGATATCACTCTGGTTGCACTTCGTGACATCGAAGCTGGCCAAGAGATCACTTATCATCCTGCGATGAAAAATCCTGAACTCGCATGGGCTCGTAATGAAGAGGCAGAAATTGTCCGTAAACGTTTTAACGGAAATTTCCCTACTTATATCCAGTCCAAGATCGAATCTGACCCTGAATTGAAAGTGTATGAACCTTTCAAAGACGGAGCTTGGGGACTTCTAACCTCTATCGATCTAGAAAATTGTGATGCAGCTCTTATCCGTGACGCAGATGCAATTAAACAATACGTTGTGGAACTATGTGATTTGATCGAGATGAAACGTTTCGGTGAGACCCAAGTAGTTTACTTCGGCGAAGATGATCGTGTAGCTGGATACTCCATGGTGCAGTTGATCGAGACTTCTTGTATTTCTGCTCACTTCGCAAACGATACCAATACTTCTTATATCGATATCTTCTCTTGTAAAGGGTACGATCCTAAAGTTGCGGCTGAGTTTACTCGCAAATTTTTCAAAGGCGCTGCAATGCGTCTTACAGTAACAAACCGCTTCTAA
- the alr gene encoding alanine racemase, with the protein MKDRTWIELSRTAISANLKNFRALLSPKTLLTAVIKSNAYGHGLLETAELAHKAGADLFGVNSLEEAKLLRGKYPEFKILIMGEVPGLAERTAEVSDPNFWIIVSRTEEVRILTNCKPSPQIHLKVDTGMARLGFFGVDLERTLSEIKSEGLRLDGIATHFASTEDVLEQKYSKEQMKSFSEAVLLAEKYGFKNLVKHACASASTMLFPEAHYDLVRVGISLYGLWPSLQTRLSLHLSGKKDFNLSPVLSWKTRIVHIKTVPEDSFVGYGSTYQTSAATRIAVVPVGYYEGLDRKLSNNGVMLVKGKRAKILGRICMNMTMLDITHIHDAEIGDVVTILGKDKEEEISADDHANWTYTINYEVTTRISESVPKKIAE; encoded by the coding sequence ATGAAAGACAGAACTTGGATAGAACTTTCCAGAACAGCGATCTCAGCAAACCTGAAAAATTTTCGCGCTCTTCTCTCCCCTAAGACCTTACTCACTGCAGTCATTAAATCAAACGCATATGGTCATGGGCTTTTAGAAACTGCCGAGCTCGCTCACAAAGCAGGAGCAGATCTTTTCGGGGTCAATTCATTAGAAGAAGCAAAACTTCTGCGTGGGAAGTACCCTGAGTTTAAGATCTTGATCATGGGAGAAGTTCCAGGACTCGCAGAAAGGACAGCTGAAGTTTCGGATCCGAATTTTTGGATCATTGTATCCCGCACGGAAGAAGTAAGAATTTTAACAAATTGTAAACCTTCTCCCCAGATCCATTTGAAAGTGGATACTGGAATGGCTCGTCTTGGATTTTTCGGAGTCGATTTGGAAAGAACACTTTCTGAGATCAAATCGGAAGGACTAAGACTAGATGGGATCGCTACTCATTTTGCAAGTACAGAAGATGTATTAGAGCAAAAATATTCCAAAGAACAGATGAAGTCTTTTTCGGAAGCGGTCCTTCTCGCAGAAAAATACGGATTCAAAAATTTAGTGAAACATGCATGTGCTTCTGCTTCTACCATGTTGTTTCCGGAAGCTCATTATGATCTAGTTCGAGTAGGAATTTCTCTCTACGGTTTATGGCCGAGTTTGCAGACTAGACTTTCTTTGCATCTAAGTGGCAAAAAAGATTTTAATCTTTCGCCTGTCCTTTCTTGGAAAACTAGAATTGTTCATATCAAAACCGTTCCGGAAGATAGTTTTGTAGGTTATGGTTCTACCTACCAAACAAGCGCAGCTACAAGGATTGCGGTTGTACCTGTTGGTTATTACGAAGGATTGGACCGTAAACTTTCCAATAATGGAGTCATGCTCGTAAAAGGAAAAAGAGCAAAGATCCTGGGAAGAATTTGTATGAATATGACGATGTTGGATATCACACATATTCATGATGCAGAGATCGGAGACGTAGTTACGATCTTAGGCAAAGATAAAGAAGAAGAAATCTCAGCAGATGATCACGCAAACTGGACTTATACAATTAATTATGAAGTTACCACTCGGATCAGTGAGTCGGTCCCTAAAAAAATAGCAGAATAA